The following proteins come from a genomic window of Triticum aestivum cultivar Chinese Spring chromosome 6A, IWGSC CS RefSeq v2.1, whole genome shotgun sequence:
- the LOC123130784 gene encoding aluminum-activated malate transporter 10, whose product MEAAARDAQSGLEWRVTVPEGASVTVEHEAGPAGRAWAWLVACVLMLGATVSGFAKKVWKIGADDPRRVVHGLKVGVALTLVSVFYYTRPLYDGVGGASMWAIMTVVVIFEYTVGGSVYKGFNRAVATASAGVLALGVNWVASKSGDKLEPVITTGSLFLLAAAATFSRFIPTVKARFDYGVTIFILTYSLVAVSGYRVDELVELAQQRLVTIAIGIFICLAVCVLIWPVWAGQELHQLTVRNMEKLAAAVEGCVEEYFGEEEGAQAKSEGYKCVLNSKASEDSQANLARWEPAHGKFGFRHPYAQYTKLGAAMRHCAYCVETLKSCVGAELQAPESVKRLLADVCTRLGAQCGRVLREASSSVATMTTSPALDFAVADMNTAVHELQGDMRELPFTLAGEPEEASLIDAMPLFTVASLLTEISTRIESVVDAVDTMASLASFKQADDDDDKKGDAELKTKVHPLNETDSDEPPEEKKTTKPSEQV is encoded by the exons ATGGAGGCCGCTGCGAGGGACGCGCAGAGCGGGCTGGAGTGGCGGGTGACGGTGCCGGAGGGCGCGTCGGTGACGGTGGAGCACGAGGCCGGGCCGGCCGGGAGGGCCTGGGCGTGGCTGGTCGCCTGCGTGCTCATGCTCGGGGCCACGGTGTCCGGCTTCGCCAAGAAGGTGTGGAAGATTGGCGCCGACGATCCGAGGAGAGTGGTGCACGGCCTCAAAGTCGGCGTTGCGCTTACCTTGGTCTCCGTCTTCTACTACACCAGGCCGCTCTACGACGGCGTCGGCGGGGCTTCCATGTGGGCCATCATGACCGTCGTCGTCATTTTCGAGTACACTGTTG GCGGCAGCGTGTACAAAGGGTTCAACCGGGCCGTGGCGACGGCGAGCGCCGGCGTGCTCGCGCTGGGCGTGAACTGGGTGGCGAGCAAgtccggcgacaagctcgagccgGTCATCACCACTGGCTCCCTCTTTCTTCTTG CTGCGGCAGCCACCTTCTCGCGGTTCATACCGACGGTGAAGGCCCGGTTCGACTACGGCGTGACCATCTTCATCCTGACATACAGCCTGGTGGCCGTGTCGGGGTACCGCGTCGACGAGCTGGTGGAGCTGGCGCAGCAGCGGCTTGTCACCATCGCCATCGGCATCTTCATCTGCCTCGCCGTCTGCGTGCTCATCTGGCCCGTGTGGGCCGGCCAGGAGCTGCACCAGCTCACGGTGCGCAACATGGAGAAGCTCGCGGCCGCCGTGGAGGGCTGCGTCGAGGAATACttcggcgaggaggagggcgcgcAGGCCAAGTCGGAGGGCTACAAGTGCGTGCTCAACTCCAAGGCGTCCGAGGACTCGCAGGCCAACCTGGCGCGGTGGGAGCCCGCGCACGGcaagttcggcttccgccacccctACGCCCAGTACACCAAGCTCGGCGCCGCCATGCGCCACTGCGCCTACTGCGTGGAGACCCTCAAGAGCTGCGTCGGCGCCGAGCTCCAGGCCCCCGAGAGCGTGAAGCGGCTGCTCGCCGACGTGTGCACGAGGCTGGGTGCGCAGTGCGGGCGGGTGCTGAGGGAGGCGTCCAGCTCCGTGGCCACGATGACGACCTCCCCGGCCCTGGACTTCGCCGTGGCAGACATGAACACGGCCGTGCACGAGCTGCAGGGCGACATGCGGGAGCTCCCGTTCACGCTGGCCGGGGAGCCGGAGGAGGCGTCGCTGATCGACGCCATGCCGCTCTTCACCGTGGCGTCGCTGCTGACGGAGATATCGACGAGGATCGAGAGCGTGGTCGACGCCGTGGACACGATGGCCAGCCTCGCCAGCTTCAAGCAGGCGGACGATGATGACGACAAAAAGGGAGACGCCGAGCTGAAAACGAAAGTACATCCATTGAACGAGACAGACTCCGATGAGCCACCTGAAGAAAAGAAAACAACCAAACCTTCTGAGCAGGTTTAG